Below is a window of Leishmania major strain Friedlin complete genome, chromosome 29 DNA.
ACTAGTGATTACCAGTACACGcgtacaccagtacactagtacaccgtcacgcacccgtccagttggagagggtgtcgctgtgcaagcaAGGAAAAGGCACAGCCTAACACCAAAAAGGCGCGCGGAATTGGCGGTCGAACAGCTGAGTCGTCGGTAGGCGGCACAACACAATCGCAAATAAGCTGCGCCACTGTAGCGCTCTTCACTGTTCCCGCGCTCTACCAGAAGGTGGCTTTTGCACCCGTGTCCAACATGCTCACAGACACCCCTGCGGAGTTATCGAAAACGTTCGAATGGTGGAGACAGGGCTGGCAGCAAATGAGCAATGTGAGGGTTTTTTGAGGGAGAAACGCTCGGAGCCGTTTCCGCGATGCACAGTGAAGCAGGACCTTGTCGGGTGGAGCCGCGTACAGACCGTATACGTCGGCGTCACACACCACCGCCCTGGCGTGTGCAAGCGATACTGCCTCAGCAAGAACCACATCGAGAATAGGAAGACAGCAGGCGGAGATACTCATCTTATTCTCCCCGTTTCGGGAAAGTGTAGCAACAGCTTGTTCGAACGCtatggagaaggagaagcggAGTTGAGCAGAAGATGTACGATTAGGAAGTAGTGCAACCGGTTCTGCTGCGGCAAGCAAAAGATAAATCGGGGAGGAGATGAGAGCTTCAGCAGATGCGCGGTTACAAGCAGAAGAGTTTTACAGtgcgtcgaggcggcgcacaggCCAGAATCTGCGAGAAGAGCTCTCGAGGAAGTGCGACAGGCATATaaaagaaaggaaagacACAGCGCGCTGGGAAACAAACACATAGATGGTGAGGTGGGTAATCTCCCTTCGTGTGAAAGCGGAGGGTCGTGTTGGCGGTGGCTTCGTGTTTATCCTTTGTTTGCTTTCTTGCGAGAACTTAGCATATGACCTCTCAAATTCGGCGTCGTCGTGGAGGTGTGATAAGTTAGCCTACATCATTCAGGCTTGGTGTGTCATTGCCTCAAGAAAGAAAATTGTGAAAGGGAGGTGGTGTCCTCTACTTCTTCGCAAACTTCTGTGCATGTTCCGCTAACATCTTCTTCACCTGCAGATTGCTAAAGAGGTTATAGAAGCTGACCATGTCCTGTGTTCGAAGAGCCGGAGTGCACAGCGGGGCAAGGATGTGGCGACGTGACAAATCCTTAATCATCCAATAcggtgcgggggaggggagctccagcagcttctccaTGAACTGCAGACAAGGCACAACAGTCTCGTCGTGGTGCTCTACGACCTCGTCGACAAGTCCGACTTTCAAGGCCTCGCCAGCGGACAGCAGTAAGCCCATACAGAGCAGTTCCTCGGCTTTGCGAAATCCGACGACGTGCTCCATAGACGCAGCCACGTAAGACGGCACAACAAAACCGTGCTTAGCGGCGGCGATACCAATAGTCAAGTGGGTGGGCTTTGTAGGATGTCTCCTTGCCATGACGCGGTAGTCGCAAGCGAGGGCGACGATGCagccggctgccgcagcgtgcCCGTTAATGGCGCCCACCAGTGGTACCGGTAGCGCGTGCAAGGTGGTGAAGAGCTTCTGGAACTGGCTCCAGTACTGCGCAAATCGATCCTGCGAGAGGTTTGTATTGAGTTCGTTGAGGTCAAGTCCGGCGCTAAAGACACCGGGGTTCTTGGATGTGAGGATAATACCGCTGCACTTTGACTTGTCTGGGTCGCACAGGTCACTAAGCTTGTTCAGGAACGCTGAAATGAACTCGGGCGTCAGAACGTTGGCGCGCCCGTTGTTCATCTCGAGAAGCACCACGTTGTCGAGAGGCGACTCACGCACAATGACCAGATCGGCGGTGTCGGACACGCTTGCAACCGTTGAGCACGCAcgctgccacggcgacggcgcgcagcaggaAGCACGAAAACACCTCATGCTCGTTTAGTGAaacacggcagcggcacaccgcaGGCAAGTGCTGCGAACAACGGGGAGGCAAAGCGCACAGAATCCATAGTGAGTGGGGAGGAGACGAGAAGGGAAGACATCAGATGTGGTGCAGGCGAAGGTGTAGGGAAAGACAACGTTGACATTGGCACGAGAGTTCAGGATGCAGACAAAGGTGACCACGTGCAACTCATAGGTTTGCGACAGTCTTGATTCAGCAGTGTGTTGCGTTGCTTTTCCTTTGCGTGAGGGGTGGCAACTTGAGGCTGCCTTAGTTCTAAAGCCGTGCACGGCCATGAAACTGTGAGAACAAACGatgccgcacacgcaggtGCGCTGTCCACCGCGCATACGGGAGTAGAAGCGGTGCCAGAGCGGCGTCATGCTGCCGGCGCGTACGGTGTGACGCGCACGCAACCGGACAAGAGGGAGTCGAGAAGAGCTGCCGCCCCGTGGGTGCACCCACAGCAGATGCCGAAATTGCCCAAAGTCGCCGCTGAAGCGCACGGTACTACGGATGTAGCAGCTACGGACTCCTCGGCGCCACAGTACGAATAGGCTCGGCCGAGATCCACGCGATGCAGTTCCGTCGTGGGAGGAGCAGCATGCCTTGCGCACCGTGACGTTGAGGGTATCAAGCACtgaagaggcagcgcgcTTGTGCTCCTGTGCTCCTTCGCCAGCACCTCACCGTGGACAGCGATGCGCACGCAGCTCGGTGTCGTCAGCGTTGTTGAGCTGCCGGATACTAAGGCGACGCACGCCCATAGACCGGGTGTGAACCCTGGCAGTACTTCCGTGTGACGGACGTCGGACACAGGGGTGTTGTGAACGCAAGACTACACACTACGCACCTTGATTGCAGCAAAGGCGCGATACAGAGTGCCACGGTGAGATCTCAGCCGCTCCGAGCAGGGGAAGTGTGCTACATACCTCCTTTAGCGCCGTGTGATAACCgtccaccccccccctcctcgtcagcTCATCAGGCACGCAACAGGCTCGTCGTGCTCCGCTCGCGTGACCAGCTGGTGTACGTGATGGCTGCTCCGAGAAGCGTCGTCAGGGTGGATGGTGGCCGGCGGCTTTCGACCTGTGACGCAGCACCTGGAGTGGGCGACAGGCGATAGCACGCGGTGAACGCAGAGGCTCTTTGGCGGCGGGTGCATGTTGGCCAGCGAGATGTGGGGTACCATATCACCCTTTGAGTTGGTTCTCAAGAGCGCAGAGGGCAGCTGTGAGCGCATAAGTTGCACATCCACGAAGATGCTACCCGGATACACCAAGAAGCCGTCCTTGCGAAAGTACCGCAGCGGTTGTCTAGGCAAGTCAGTGCGCACATGGCGTACCTCATGTACATAACCTGTCTGCACAACGACTCAGACACTAGGTCCTCGTTGGCTCAGCTGTCCGCATGTGAGTAGGTGAAGTGGTGGCATGAAAATCGAGCGACCAATAACGTGCCATGCTGTCGGCTTCTCAGCTCGTCTGGTAAGCGACGTCGACTGCGAGGATACGCTAACACGCGTGAGATAGGTAAAGAAGCAAGGAAAGGGTTGGAGTGACAAGGCGGCGAAGAAGCGAGGCCAAGTACCGGTTTATCATCGCCACACAGCGCATAGCATCTAGTTTTACGAGTTCACTCTTGATGGAGCCGAGGTGTGGAGATGGGTGGTCTGCAAAGATGGGCGATGCCGTCATAAATAAACGAAAAAAGAGTTACGACACGCTGGAGTAGCCCAGAGGATACGCCCtgccgtcccccccccttttttctgcCTCCGCGACGCTCTGACACCTGACACACTTCATTGCACCTTGACCGATAAGACCGCATATTCCCTCAACACATTTGTCGCCTTCCGCTCCTTCTActtgcgccgctgcaagACACTCGTCGTTTACAACCCTCCACTGATTTATCTATGCGAGAGAAGCAAGGCGGATAGGAAAATAAATATAAAGCAACAGCGATAGACCCTGTCACGCTCATGAACACAATTAACGCAGAAATGCTAGAGGCATGACACCGCCTCTCCCAGCAGTCTCAACTCTGCCTACCCAAACGGCTCCTGCCTCGCCACCAATAGGCACACTTATCGGGCTACGTGATTGCGTTACTTATCAGCGCCCGTACACAGTGCACAGAGACACATCGTATGAGTAACGAGAACAGCTTGATCAATGCCAAGCCAGTGCTGTGAGTCGcctatgcacacacacgcgcatgcaaTAGCGGCCACTGCGTCGGAACGCGCCTAGAATCGGCGCGCTGGTGGAACAGCGCCCCCGCCTGCGCGCCCAGCCATGTTGAGCGGCATCTTGGAGGGTCGGGTAGTGGGGGctgccggtggcgcaggtgccgccgcaccggcacgctgccgttTACGTGGGTGGTagtcgtcgtcatcgctcATGTCCCTCTGACGGTCCTTAGCGGCTGCTCGACGCTCCAGCTCGTcccagctggcggcgctcgcctcGTCGCTCTCGTCGCTGCCAGACGACGGGTCactctcctcgtcctcgagCCAGGAGCTGTCGTCGGAATCAGAGGAGTCATCTTCGTCCTCGTAGTACGTCGAGTCCGAGTCGGaatcgtcgtcctcctcctcgtcctcctcgtcgttcGTCTCATTGTTGAGCACCGACCAGCCGTCCCCGCGCAGCCACGGGTCCCAGTCGGGGTCCTCGCGGATCTCCTTCATCGTGGTACGCCAGTTGGGGTTCACAGCAGTTTCCATATAGTAGAGCCGTGCACTCAGGCACCAGTCCTTAATGTGGTCGAGCGAGTCGCGCGGGATCGAGTTGATGGTGATGACCGGCTTGTTGTAGTCCTTCAGGATGAGCGACATGTCAAACGTCGCGCTGCCTGGGAGGATGCGCTCAAAGGAGACCACCTCGACCTCGTCGACGCTCTGTGTGAAGGCTGGGGTGTCGCTGATAGCCCAGAGGACCTCGCGATTGCCTTTGAACATGGTCATGGAGCGAGCGTGAACGCCGTCGAACGAGAACTGGTTCGTGGGCAGCTGCGTCTTGATCTTGCTTCGCTCCTCCACGGCGTGGGCAAAGGTGATGAACTGCTTGTTTGTCTGCCGGATGCGCATCTCATCGCGCTCCTCTGCCTGTACCTCCTCTTCGAACGATCTCCGAGCCGAACTCGCGAGCTCGCTGCTCTCCATCACCTCTGCCACAAACTGAACCTCTAGCACGTTCTTGCGGTTGATCTCGATCGGCTTCTTCAGCGTAACGTGGTAAATCACGTAGATGCTCTTCACCGCAGGTTGAAAGATGACGTGCTTGATGTTTTCGAAGAGCATGTCAATCGGGATACCCCCGAGGAATGAGAATCGCAGCCCGTTCGCATGCAGCTCGAGATTGCCCACGCAGCCTTTGTTCTGGCGGTTCGCGTTCGTGATCGGCGGGCGAATCTTCACTGTCGGGAGACGCAGCGGATTGGGCGTCACCGTCAGCCTCCCGTTGGAAGCGGAGGTGAGGGCACGTTTTCGGGCAGCGTCCTCGTTCTTGATGCGTTGCTGAATGCCTTGAATGGCGATTGCAGAGTCCGTGAACATGTCCCTCGAGCTCGAGTACCCCAGCTCCTTCACGAAGACCTTGGTGGGGTTCAGCTTGTAGCCCACGTTGGCCTCCTGCATTGCATGGAATGTGACGGTCATCGTGTACTTGCCGCCCTCAGCCTTGACATCCACTCTGTTCACTGTCGACACGTGAAAGGGCACGGCGCGGCCGCACACCGGCAGCCACACCACCTTCTTGTCCGTCTGCACAAAGATGCCTTTCTTGctctccggcggcggcacccggTCCTCCGGGTTGTAAGGAGTCAGCTCGTCAAACGACAGGCGGCCAATGTCGCATGCGCGGTACTCCTTCGTCGAGGTTTGCGTCCCTTTTTTGCCACCTGCCGCTAGGAACTCGGCGTGCAGCTCGCTgaggagctgccgcagctcctgctcgcgctgcgcctcgcgcgAGATTATCATGGTGTCAGACTGGCCCTGACGAGTGATCTTGCTTAAGTCACgatgcacctgctgcgcggcctccgccgcggcggccgttTCATCGAGGTCTTCGTAGAGAACCTCCGCCAGCTTGCGTGCCACTTTTGTCTTGAGCTCCGCCACACCGCCGCGTATGATTACCGTGTCGGTGAGCTCCACGTCAAAGGTGCCCTCACCGCCTGCGCTGGGCACAGACTCGAGCACGACCCGTATCACAAAGCTCATCCCGTCGGCGATGATCGCGGTGCCCTTCTCCGAGATGTTTCCGCGAGCCTCGAGGACGAGAAGACCCGTAGAGAAACCAAAGTTTTTCGATAGGAGCGCGGCCAGGTCAGAGTTCTGGTCCCTCGCGTACTGCATGACGCCGGCGTACACGTCGCTCAGTCGTGCGCCAGGGACAAGAAGCTCCATGAGCTTAGCGCTCACATCGTAGGCGAACTGATACGCTTCTTTCGCGTTtgacggtgctgccgacgccaccAGTAGCGTGCGACCGAAGAAGGCGGTGTAGCCTGTGTTCTTGACGCCAAATCGGACCACAACTACATCCCCGTGAATCGGAACATTGCACGCCGCCTTGAGGGTGTCCTCGTCCACGTTAAGCTGGGAGTTGTACGTGCCCTTGTGAAAGAGACACGGCGGCAGTCCGGTGACGAGAGAAAAATCGTCCACTGCGAGCGACTCGAGCGCCTGAATTGTGTTGGGCCGCTCCAGCTTGGCGTACAGCATCTGGCGCACGTCGTAGAGGGTTTTGGGGTCCCTCTTCGCCATCTCGTTTGCGATGCAGTCGCGGGCGTAACGGCGAAAGACAGCGCAGCACAGCCCCGCAGCCTTCTCCACGCAACCAAGAGCGGCATCATCCTTCACGAAAAGGAGCTCACCCAGCGCAGGGGCAGCCGATAGAAGCGACTCACTGGGCACGGCTCCGCGCACGAGCTCAGTGAAGGCTGACGCAAATGTGCCTTCCTGAATCGCAAACTCGTTCACGGGGGCACCAACTGTCTTTCCGGCGAGCAGGGCAGCGacccgcgcctgcgccgcctcgaccCCTTCGACCACCTCGACGGTGTGGCCCTCGAGCTTagtcggcggcgccgcaacGCGTACGCCTGCTCCGTGAAGAATGAGCGTCACATCCTCCGTGATGAGTGCGGCGGTGTTGCATACCGGCTCCCTCGCCTCCAGGAGGTACTGAAGGATCGCCTGCCCACGCTGGTTATCGGGCGTGTTGACGCTACGCTCGCCAAAGACACAGGCCCACGCGGAGCActgcttcgccgctgcgtctccacgggcagcagcagcctgcCACTGCGCCAAAACGGCGCTAAGCCGGGACGCAGAAATAGTATGGTTCGCGGAAGGCTGCATTGCGCACCGGCTCGGTCAAACCCACAAAATACCGAGAAGCAGAACCACTTGCTTTTATGTTTTGTATTATTACCGTTGTGCCGCTCTTTGTCTCTATGTGTATCCGCGGGCACGTGCGCGAACGGATTTCTGTTGCTTGAgcgtttgtgcgcgtgtctgtgtcagGGTGGGCCTGCGCAAGAGCGTGGAAAGATGGAATGCCTCGAACGAATGCGACCTTCTCTGTAGATCCCACCTCTGCTGTCCGTCGTACCAATGGCGGGTCACTCAAGGCCCGATCCGAAAGCAatcgttttgtgtgtgtgtgtgtgtgtgtgtgggagtgTGTGCCTTTGCCGCTTGGTGGGGGAAAATCTGCGGCGCAGTGGTAAGGAATCAGC
It encodes the following:
- a CDS encoding 3,2-trans-enoyl-CoA isomerase, mitochondrial precursor-like protein (previous protein_id=AAZ09452.1), giving the protein MRCFRASCCAPSPWQRACSTVASVSDTADLVIVRESPLDNVVLLEMNNGRANVLTPEFISAFLNKLSDLCDPDKSKCSGIILTSKNPGVFSAGLDLNELNTNLSQDRFAQYWSQFQKLFTTLHALPVPLVGAINGHAAAAGCIVALACDYRVMARRHPTKPTHLTIGIAAAKHGFVVPSYVAASMEHVVGFRKAEELLCMGLLLSAGEALKVGLVDEVVEHHDETVVPCLQFMEKLLELPSPAPYWMIKDLSRRHILAPLCTPALRTQDMVSFYNLFSNLQVKKMLAEHAQKFAKK
- a CDS encoding transcription factor-like protein (previous protein_id=AAZ09453.1), yielding MQPSANHTISASRLSAVLAQWQAAAARGDAAAKQCSAWACVFGERSVNTPDNQRGQAILQYLLEAREPVCNTAALITEDVTLILHGAGVRVAAPPTKLEGHTVEVVEGVEAAQARVAALLAGKTVGAPVNEFAIQEGTFASAFTELVRGAVPSESLLSAAPALGELLFVKDDAALGCVEKAAGLCCAVFRRYARDCIANEMAKRDPKTLYDVRQMLYAKLERPNTIQALESLAVDDFSLVTGLPPCLFHKGTYNSQLNVDEDTLKAACNVPIHGDVVVVRFGVKNTGYTAFFGRTLLVASAAPSNAKEAYQFAYDVSAKLMELLVPGARLSDVYAGVMQYARDQNSDLAALLSKNFGFSTGLLVLEARGNISEKGTAIIADGMSFVIRVVLESVPSAGGEGTFDVELTDTVIIRGGVAELKTKVARKLAEVLYEDLDETAAAAEAAQQVHRDLSKITRQGQSDTMIISREAQREQELRQLLSELHAEFLAAGGKKGTQTSTKEYRACDIGRLSFDELTPYNPEDRVPPPESKKGIFVQTDKKVVWLPVCGRAVPFHVSTVNRVDVKAEGGKYTMTVTFHAMQEANVGYKLNPTKVFVKELGYSSSRDMFTDSAIAIQGIQQRIKNEDAARKRALTSASNGRLTVTPNPLRLPTVKIRPPITNANRQNKGCVGNLELHANGLRFSFLGGIPIDMLFENIKHVIFQPAVKSIYVIYHVTLKKPIEINRKNVLEVQFVAEVMESSELASSARRSFEEEVQAEERDEMRIRQTNKQFITFAHAVEERSKIKTQLPTNQFSFDGVHARSMTMFKGNREVLWAISDTPAFTQSVDEVEVVSFERILPGSATFDMSLILKDYNKPVITINSIPRDSLDHIKDWCLSARLYYMETAVNPNWRTTMKEIREDPDWDPWLRGDGWSVLNNETNDEEDEEEDDDSDSDSTYYEDEDDSSDSDDSSWLEDEESDPSSGSDESDEASAASWDELERRAAAKDRQRDMSDDDDYHPRKRQRAGAAAPAPPAAPTTRPSKMPLNMAGRAGGGAVPPARRF